Proteins from one Bombus affinis isolate iyBomAffi1 chromosome 1, iyBomAffi1.2, whole genome shotgun sequence genomic window:
- the LOC126920303 gene encoding glutamyl-tRNA(Gln) amidotransferase subunit B, mitochondrial isoform X1, producing the protein MLIYRRTSNFIKKYYKNTYKKFCVRFISTHLEWKPSVGLEIHAQISTESKLFSGGPTGFNHSVNSCVSLFDCAVPGTMPVLNKKCVEAGVLTALALSCEVNAVSMFERKHYFYSDLPAGFQITQQRKPLAVNGEINFNVFKFGLHKKSYSKSSKIKQIQLEQDSGRSLHNEVLGRSLIDLNRAGIPLMEFVFEPDLTNGEEAAALVQELCLILQLLGTCSCKMQDCFAFIEGALRIDANVSVSKPNAPLGVRTELKNIGSISALNHAVEYEIKRQILILQKGGRIINETRAWDPINKNTILMREKEDKHDYRFMPEPNLPPIYLHIKSNVQNKYNLIDVPSLKEQLPELPEQIRKNLLQSLTPDTYVAVTSNFDLFLLFCDILKNGKHRDPQLVAKLFISEVLAFMDDHNLNLTFCVNNQKYIEELMDLIQAEVINRRTLRKLLNELVNKPNKMPKQIVEENKWFIVSDEKELELICLEILKANPELVKKYKAGKRRIYKKFLHEVAILTEDCADMVKASKIMTRLLS; encoded by the exons CT AGAATGGAAACCTTCAGTTGGTTTGGAAATACATGCACAAATTTCAACAgaatcaaaattattttctgGGGGTCCCACAGGTTTCAATCATTCAGTTAATTCCTGTGTATCATTGTTTGATTGTGCAGTACCTGGGACGATGCCA gtattaaataaaaaatgtgtAGAAGCTGGAGTGTTAACTGCTTTGGCTCTTTCTTGTGAAGTAAATGCTGTTTCAATGTTTGAAAGAAAGCATTATTTTTATTCTGATTTGCCT GCTGGCTTTCAAATCACACAACAAAGGAAGCCCTTAGCTGTTAATGGAGAAATTAACTTTAATGTATTCAAATTTGGATTGCATAAGAAATCTTATTCAAAGTCATCAAAAATCAAACAAATACAATTAGAACAAGATAGTGGGAGAAGTCTTCATAATGAAGTTCTTGGAAG AAGTTTAATTGATCTTAATCGAGCTGGAATACCTTTGATGGAATTTGTGTTTGAGCCAGATTTAACAAATGGAGAAGAAGCAGCAGCTCTTGTACAGGAACTGTGTCTTATTTTACAATTGTTAGGCACATGTTCTTGCAAAATGCAAG ATTGTTTTGCATTTATAGAAGGGGCTTTAAGAATTGATGCAAACGTTTCTGTAAGTAAACCTAATGCACCTTTAGGCGTTCGAACAGAATTGAAAAACATTGGAAGTATAAGTGCTCTCAATCATGCtgtagaatatgagataaaaagACAAATTTTAATTCTACAAAAAGGAGGACGAATTATTAATGAGACTCGTGCATGGGATCCGATAAACAAAAATACAATTCTCATGCGTGAGAAAGAAGACAAACAT GATTATCGTTTTATGCCTGAACCTAATTTACCTCCCATATATTTACACATTAAGAGCAATGTAcaaaataagtataatttaattgATGTACCATCTTTAAAAGAGCAATTACCAGAGTTGCCAGAACAAATACGTAAAAATTTACTCCAAAGTCTTACACCAGATACGTATGTAGCAGTAACG AGTAATTTTGATTTGTTTCTACTGTTTTGCGACATCTTAAAGAATGGTAAACATCGTGATCCTCAGTTGGTGGCTAAACTTTTTATTTCTGAAGTTTTAGCATTTATGGATGACCATAATTTGAATCTTACATTTTG TGTTAATAATCAGAAGTATATAGAGGAATTGATGGACTTAATACAAGCTGAAGTAATAAATCGACGGACATTAAGAAAGTTATTAAATGAATTAGTCAACAAACCAAATAAAATGCCAAAACAG ATTGTTGAAGAAAATAAATGGTTTATAGTATCGGATGAAAAGGAATTGGAACTGATATGTTTAGAAATACTTAAAGCAAACCCTGAATTGGTAAAAAAGTACAAAGCAGGAAAGAGAAGGATATATAAGAAGTTTCTACACGAGGTAGCTATACTTACTGAGGATTGTGCAGATATGGTCAAAGCGTCAAAAATCATGACAAGATTATTGAGTTAA
- the LOC126920303 gene encoding glutamyl-tRNA(Gln) amidotransferase subunit B, mitochondrial isoform X4 gives MLIYRRTSNFIKKYYKNTYKKFCVRFISTHLEWKPSVGLEIHAQISTESKLFSGGPTGFNHSVNSCVSLFDCAVPGTMPVKSLIDLNRAGIPLMEFVFEPDLTNGEEAAALVQELCLILQLLGTCSCKMQDCFAFIEGALRIDANVSVSKPNAPLGVRTELKNIGSISALNHAVEYEIKRQILILQKGGRIINETRAWDPINKNTILMREKEDKHDYRFMPEPNLPPIYLHIKSNVQNKYNLIDVPSLKEQLPELPEQIRKNLLQSLTPDTYVAVTSNFDLFLLFCDILKNGKHRDPQLVAKLFISEVLAFMDDHNLNLTFCVNNQKYIEELMDLIQAEVINRRTLRKLLNELVNKPNKMPKQIVEENKWFIVSDEKELELICLEILKANPELVKKYKAGKRRIYKKFLHEVAILTEDCADMVKASKIMTRLLS, from the exons CT AGAATGGAAACCTTCAGTTGGTTTGGAAATACATGCACAAATTTCAACAgaatcaaaattattttctgGGGGTCCCACAGGTTTCAATCATTCAGTTAATTCCTGTGTATCATTGTTTGATTGTGCAGTACCTGGGACGATGCCAGtaaa AAGTTTAATTGATCTTAATCGAGCTGGAATACCTTTGATGGAATTTGTGTTTGAGCCAGATTTAACAAATGGAGAAGAAGCAGCAGCTCTTGTACAGGAACTGTGTCTTATTTTACAATTGTTAGGCACATGTTCTTGCAAAATGCAAG ATTGTTTTGCATTTATAGAAGGGGCTTTAAGAATTGATGCAAACGTTTCTGTAAGTAAACCTAATGCACCTTTAGGCGTTCGAACAGAATTGAAAAACATTGGAAGTATAAGTGCTCTCAATCATGCtgtagaatatgagataaaaagACAAATTTTAATTCTACAAAAAGGAGGACGAATTATTAATGAGACTCGTGCATGGGATCCGATAAACAAAAATACAATTCTCATGCGTGAGAAAGAAGACAAACAT GATTATCGTTTTATGCCTGAACCTAATTTACCTCCCATATATTTACACATTAAGAGCAATGTAcaaaataagtataatttaattgATGTACCATCTTTAAAAGAGCAATTACCAGAGTTGCCAGAACAAATACGTAAAAATTTACTCCAAAGTCTTACACCAGATACGTATGTAGCAGTAACG AGTAATTTTGATTTGTTTCTACTGTTTTGCGACATCTTAAAGAATGGTAAACATCGTGATCCTCAGTTGGTGGCTAAACTTTTTATTTCTGAAGTTTTAGCATTTATGGATGACCATAATTTGAATCTTACATTTTG TGTTAATAATCAGAAGTATATAGAGGAATTGATGGACTTAATACAAGCTGAAGTAATAAATCGACGGACATTAAGAAAGTTATTAAATGAATTAGTCAACAAACCAAATAAAATGCCAAAACAG ATTGTTGAAGAAAATAAATGGTTTATAGTATCGGATGAAAAGGAATTGGAACTGATATGTTTAGAAATACTTAAAGCAAACCCTGAATTGGTAAAAAAGTACAAAGCAGGAAAGAGAAGGATATATAAGAAGTTTCTACACGAGGTAGCTATACTTACTGAGGATTGTGCAGATATGGTCAAAGCGTCAAAAATCATGACAAGATTATTGAGTTAA
- the LOC126920303 gene encoding glutamyl-tRNA(Gln) amidotransferase subunit B, mitochondrial isoform X3, whose product MLIYRRTSNFIKKYYKNTYKKFCVRFISTHLEWKPSVGLEIHAQISTESKLFSGGPTGFNHSVNSCVSLFDCAVPGTMPAGFQITQQRKPLAVNGEINFNVFKFGLHKKSYSKSSKIKQIQLEQDSGRSLHNEVLGRSLIDLNRAGIPLMEFVFEPDLTNGEEAAALVQELCLILQLLGTCSCKMQDCFAFIEGALRIDANVSVSKPNAPLGVRTELKNIGSISALNHAVEYEIKRQILILQKGGRIINETRAWDPINKNTILMREKEDKHDYRFMPEPNLPPIYLHIKSNVQNKYNLIDVPSLKEQLPELPEQIRKNLLQSLTPDTYVAVTSNFDLFLLFCDILKNGKHRDPQLVAKLFISEVLAFMDDHNLNLTFCVNNQKYIEELMDLIQAEVINRRTLRKLLNELVNKPNKMPKQIVEENKWFIVSDEKELELICLEILKANPELVKKYKAGKRRIYKKFLHEVAILTEDCADMVKASKIMTRLLS is encoded by the exons CT AGAATGGAAACCTTCAGTTGGTTTGGAAATACATGCACAAATTTCAACAgaatcaaaattattttctgGGGGTCCCACAGGTTTCAATCATTCAGTTAATTCCTGTGTATCATTGTTTGATTGTGCAGTACCTGGGACGATGCCA GCTGGCTTTCAAATCACACAACAAAGGAAGCCCTTAGCTGTTAATGGAGAAATTAACTTTAATGTATTCAAATTTGGATTGCATAAGAAATCTTATTCAAAGTCATCAAAAATCAAACAAATACAATTAGAACAAGATAGTGGGAGAAGTCTTCATAATGAAGTTCTTGGAAG AAGTTTAATTGATCTTAATCGAGCTGGAATACCTTTGATGGAATTTGTGTTTGAGCCAGATTTAACAAATGGAGAAGAAGCAGCAGCTCTTGTACAGGAACTGTGTCTTATTTTACAATTGTTAGGCACATGTTCTTGCAAAATGCAAG ATTGTTTTGCATTTATAGAAGGGGCTTTAAGAATTGATGCAAACGTTTCTGTAAGTAAACCTAATGCACCTTTAGGCGTTCGAACAGAATTGAAAAACATTGGAAGTATAAGTGCTCTCAATCATGCtgtagaatatgagataaaaagACAAATTTTAATTCTACAAAAAGGAGGACGAATTATTAATGAGACTCGTGCATGGGATCCGATAAACAAAAATACAATTCTCATGCGTGAGAAAGAAGACAAACAT GATTATCGTTTTATGCCTGAACCTAATTTACCTCCCATATATTTACACATTAAGAGCAATGTAcaaaataagtataatttaattgATGTACCATCTTTAAAAGAGCAATTACCAGAGTTGCCAGAACAAATACGTAAAAATTTACTCCAAAGTCTTACACCAGATACGTATGTAGCAGTAACG AGTAATTTTGATTTGTTTCTACTGTTTTGCGACATCTTAAAGAATGGTAAACATCGTGATCCTCAGTTGGTGGCTAAACTTTTTATTTCTGAAGTTTTAGCATTTATGGATGACCATAATTTGAATCTTACATTTTG TGTTAATAATCAGAAGTATATAGAGGAATTGATGGACTTAATACAAGCTGAAGTAATAAATCGACGGACATTAAGAAAGTTATTAAATGAATTAGTCAACAAACCAAATAAAATGCCAAAACAG ATTGTTGAAGAAAATAAATGGTTTATAGTATCGGATGAAAAGGAATTGGAACTGATATGTTTAGAAATACTTAAAGCAAACCCTGAATTGGTAAAAAAGTACAAAGCAGGAAAGAGAAGGATATATAAGAAGTTTCTACACGAGGTAGCTATACTTACTGAGGATTGTGCAGATATGGTCAAAGCGTCAAAAATCATGACAAGATTATTGAGTTAA
- the LOC126920303 gene encoding glutamyl-tRNA(Gln) amidotransferase subunit B, mitochondrial isoform X2 — MLIYRRTSNFIKKYYKNTYKKFCVRFISTHLEWKPSVGLEIHAQISTESKLFSGGPTGFNHSVNSCVSLFDCAVPGTMPVLNKKCVEAGVLTALALSCEVNAVSMFERKHYFYSDLPAGFQITQQRKPLAVNGEINFNVFKFGLHKKSYSKSSKIKQIQLEQDSGRSLHNEVLGRSLIDLNRAGIPLMEFVFEPDLTNGEEAAALVQELCLILQLLGTCSCKMQEGALRIDANVSVSKPNAPLGVRTELKNIGSISALNHAVEYEIKRQILILQKGGRIINETRAWDPINKNTILMREKEDKHDYRFMPEPNLPPIYLHIKSNVQNKYNLIDVPSLKEQLPELPEQIRKNLLQSLTPDTYVAVTSNFDLFLLFCDILKNGKHRDPQLVAKLFISEVLAFMDDHNLNLTFCVNNQKYIEELMDLIQAEVINRRTLRKLLNELVNKPNKMPKQIVEENKWFIVSDEKELELICLEILKANPELVKKYKAGKRRIYKKFLHEVAILTEDCADMVKASKIMTRLLS, encoded by the exons CT AGAATGGAAACCTTCAGTTGGTTTGGAAATACATGCACAAATTTCAACAgaatcaaaattattttctgGGGGTCCCACAGGTTTCAATCATTCAGTTAATTCCTGTGTATCATTGTTTGATTGTGCAGTACCTGGGACGATGCCA gtattaaataaaaaatgtgtAGAAGCTGGAGTGTTAACTGCTTTGGCTCTTTCTTGTGAAGTAAATGCTGTTTCAATGTTTGAAAGAAAGCATTATTTTTATTCTGATTTGCCT GCTGGCTTTCAAATCACACAACAAAGGAAGCCCTTAGCTGTTAATGGAGAAATTAACTTTAATGTATTCAAATTTGGATTGCATAAGAAATCTTATTCAAAGTCATCAAAAATCAAACAAATACAATTAGAACAAGATAGTGGGAGAAGTCTTCATAATGAAGTTCTTGGAAG AAGTTTAATTGATCTTAATCGAGCTGGAATACCTTTGATGGAATTTGTGTTTGAGCCAGATTTAACAAATGGAGAAGAAGCAGCAGCTCTTGTACAGGAACTGTGTCTTATTTTACAATTGTTAGGCACATGTTCTTGCAAAATGCAAG AAGGGGCTTTAAGAATTGATGCAAACGTTTCTGTAAGTAAACCTAATGCACCTTTAGGCGTTCGAACAGAATTGAAAAACATTGGAAGTATAAGTGCTCTCAATCATGCtgtagaatatgagataaaaagACAAATTTTAATTCTACAAAAAGGAGGACGAATTATTAATGAGACTCGTGCATGGGATCCGATAAACAAAAATACAATTCTCATGCGTGAGAAAGAAGACAAACAT GATTATCGTTTTATGCCTGAACCTAATTTACCTCCCATATATTTACACATTAAGAGCAATGTAcaaaataagtataatttaattgATGTACCATCTTTAAAAGAGCAATTACCAGAGTTGCCAGAACAAATACGTAAAAATTTACTCCAAAGTCTTACACCAGATACGTATGTAGCAGTAACG AGTAATTTTGATTTGTTTCTACTGTTTTGCGACATCTTAAAGAATGGTAAACATCGTGATCCTCAGTTGGTGGCTAAACTTTTTATTTCTGAAGTTTTAGCATTTATGGATGACCATAATTTGAATCTTACATTTTG TGTTAATAATCAGAAGTATATAGAGGAATTGATGGACTTAATACAAGCTGAAGTAATAAATCGACGGACATTAAGAAAGTTATTAAATGAATTAGTCAACAAACCAAATAAAATGCCAAAACAG ATTGTTGAAGAAAATAAATGGTTTATAGTATCGGATGAAAAGGAATTGGAACTGATATGTTTAGAAATACTTAAAGCAAACCCTGAATTGGTAAAAAAGTACAAAGCAGGAAAGAGAAGGATATATAAGAAGTTTCTACACGAGGTAGCTATACTTACTGAGGATTGTGCAGATATGGTCAAAGCGTCAAAAATCATGACAAGATTATTGAGTTAA
- the LOC126920303 gene encoding glutamyl-tRNA(Gln) amidotransferase subunit B, mitochondrial isoform X5: MFERKHYFYSDLPAGFQITQQRKPLAVNGEINFNVFKFGLHKKSYSKSSKIKQIQLEQDSGRSLHNEVLGRSLIDLNRAGIPLMEFVFEPDLTNGEEAAALVQELCLILQLLGTCSCKMQDCFAFIEGALRIDANVSVSKPNAPLGVRTELKNIGSISALNHAVEYEIKRQILILQKGGRIINETRAWDPINKNTILMREKEDKHDYRFMPEPNLPPIYLHIKSNVQNKYNLIDVPSLKEQLPELPEQIRKNLLQSLTPDTYVAVTSNFDLFLLFCDILKNGKHRDPQLVAKLFISEVLAFMDDHNLNLTFCVNNQKYIEELMDLIQAEVINRRTLRKLLNELVNKPNKMPKQIVEENKWFIVSDEKELELICLEILKANPELVKKYKAGKRRIYKKFLHEVAILTEDCADMVKASKIMTRLLS, translated from the exons ATGTTTGAAAGAAAGCATTATTTTTATTCTGATTTGCCT GCTGGCTTTCAAATCACACAACAAAGGAAGCCCTTAGCTGTTAATGGAGAAATTAACTTTAATGTATTCAAATTTGGATTGCATAAGAAATCTTATTCAAAGTCATCAAAAATCAAACAAATACAATTAGAACAAGATAGTGGGAGAAGTCTTCATAATGAAGTTCTTGGAAG AAGTTTAATTGATCTTAATCGAGCTGGAATACCTTTGATGGAATTTGTGTTTGAGCCAGATTTAACAAATGGAGAAGAAGCAGCAGCTCTTGTACAGGAACTGTGTCTTATTTTACAATTGTTAGGCACATGTTCTTGCAAAATGCAAG ATTGTTTTGCATTTATAGAAGGGGCTTTAAGAATTGATGCAAACGTTTCTGTAAGTAAACCTAATGCACCTTTAGGCGTTCGAACAGAATTGAAAAACATTGGAAGTATAAGTGCTCTCAATCATGCtgtagaatatgagataaaaagACAAATTTTAATTCTACAAAAAGGAGGACGAATTATTAATGAGACTCGTGCATGGGATCCGATAAACAAAAATACAATTCTCATGCGTGAGAAAGAAGACAAACAT GATTATCGTTTTATGCCTGAACCTAATTTACCTCCCATATATTTACACATTAAGAGCAATGTAcaaaataagtataatttaattgATGTACCATCTTTAAAAGAGCAATTACCAGAGTTGCCAGAACAAATACGTAAAAATTTACTCCAAAGTCTTACACCAGATACGTATGTAGCAGTAACG AGTAATTTTGATTTGTTTCTACTGTTTTGCGACATCTTAAAGAATGGTAAACATCGTGATCCTCAGTTGGTGGCTAAACTTTTTATTTCTGAAGTTTTAGCATTTATGGATGACCATAATTTGAATCTTACATTTTG TGTTAATAATCAGAAGTATATAGAGGAATTGATGGACTTAATACAAGCTGAAGTAATAAATCGACGGACATTAAGAAAGTTATTAAATGAATTAGTCAACAAACCAAATAAAATGCCAAAACAG ATTGTTGAAGAAAATAAATGGTTTATAGTATCGGATGAAAAGGAATTGGAACTGATATGTTTAGAAATACTTAAAGCAAACCCTGAATTGGTAAAAAAGTACAAAGCAGGAAAGAGAAGGATATATAAGAAGTTTCTACACGAGGTAGCTATACTTACTGAGGATTGTGCAGATATGGTCAAAGCGTCAAAAATCATGACAAGATTATTGAGTTAA